One Pectobacterium colocasium DNA segment encodes these proteins:
- the ruvB gene encoding Holliday junction branch migration DNA helicase RuvB produces MIEADRLISADAVPEEEFLDRAMRPKLLTEYVGQPQVREQMEIFIQAARKRGDALDHLLIFGPPGLGKTTLANIVANEMGVNMRTTSGPVLEKAGDLAALLTNLEPHDVLFIDEIHRLSPVVEEVLYPAMEDYQLDIMIGEGPAARSIKLDLPPFTLIGATTRAGSLTSPLRDRFGIVQRLEFYNVTDLQYIVGRSAQCLGLDLTSDGALEVARRSRGTPRIANRLLRRVRDFSEVKSEGAITGTVAMQALDMLAVDTEGFDYMDRKLLLAIIDKFMGGPVGLDNLAAAIGEERETIEDVLEPFLIQQGFIQRTPRGRMATQHAYRHFGLTREE; encoded by the coding sequence ATGATAGAAGCCGATCGTTTAATTTCCGCTGACGCCGTTCCAGAAGAAGAGTTTCTTGACCGTGCGATGAGACCCAAGCTGCTGACCGAATATGTGGGGCAGCCGCAGGTGCGTGAACAGATGGAAATTTTTATTCAGGCGGCCCGTAAACGCGGGGATGCGCTTGATCATCTGCTCATTTTTGGTCCTCCTGGTCTGGGGAAAACGACGCTGGCGAATATTGTCGCCAATGAGATGGGCGTAAATATGCGCACAACGTCAGGCCCGGTGCTGGAAAAAGCCGGTGATCTTGCCGCGCTGCTGACCAACCTCGAACCGCATGATGTGCTGTTCATTGATGAAATCCATCGTTTGTCGCCCGTTGTGGAAGAAGTGTTGTATCCGGCGATGGAAGATTACCAGTTGGATATCATGATCGGTGAAGGGCCCGCTGCTCGGTCGATTAAACTCGACTTGCCGCCTTTTACGCTGATTGGTGCAACGACGCGCGCTGGCTCGTTAACCTCGCCGCTGCGCGATCGTTTCGGCATTGTGCAACGTTTGGAGTTTTATAACGTCACCGATCTCCAGTATATCGTTGGCCGCAGTGCACAGTGTTTAGGGTTGGATCTGACGTCGGATGGGGCACTTGAAGTGGCGCGTCGTTCGCGTGGTACACCGCGTATTGCCAACCGATTATTGCGTCGGGTGCGAGACTTCTCCGAGGTTAAGTCAGAAGGAGCAATTACCGGAACCGTGGCGATGCAGGCGCTGGATATGCTGGCGGTGGATACCGAAGGTTTTGACTACATGGACCGCAAGCTGCTGTTGGCGATCATCGATAAATTCATGGGCGGCCCCGTTGGGCTGGACAACTTAGCAGCCGCTATTGGCGAAGAACGTGAAACGATTGAAGACGTGCTGGAACCGTTTTTGATTCAGCAAGGGTTCATTCAGCGTACGCCGCGCGGTCGGATGGCGACACAGCATGCCTATCGGCACTTTGGCTTAACGCGCGAGGAGTAG
- the ruvA gene encoding Holliday junction branch migration protein RuvA, which produces MIGRLRGIILEKQPPQVLIEANGVGYEVHMPMTCFYELPELNQEAIIFTHFVVREDAQLLFGFNDKQERALFRELIKVNGVGPKLALAILSGMSATQFVSAVEREEIGALVKLPGVGKKTAERLVVEMKDRFKGLSGDLFNPVSDIPLASPASAESRTSDPEAEAAAALVALGYKPQEASRMISKIARPDADCETLIRDALRAAL; this is translated from the coding sequence GTGATAGGTCGTCTCAGAGGCATTATCCTGGAAAAACAGCCGCCGCAGGTGCTGATAGAAGCTAACGGCGTGGGTTACGAAGTCCATATGCCGATGACGTGCTTTTACGAACTCCCTGAGCTCAATCAGGAAGCGATTATTTTTACCCACTTCGTTGTCCGTGAAGATGCGCAACTGCTGTTCGGTTTTAATGATAAGCAGGAGAGGGCGCTGTTCCGTGAGCTGATCAAAGTGAATGGCGTTGGGCCGAAGCTGGCGCTGGCGATTCTCTCAGGCATGTCCGCGACGCAGTTTGTCAGCGCGGTTGAGCGTGAAGAAATCGGTGCGCTGGTTAAGCTCCCTGGTGTCGGTAAGAAAACGGCGGAAAGACTGGTTGTTGAAATGAAAGATCGCTTCAAGGGCTTGAGCGGCGATCTGTTTAATCCTGTCAGTGATATTCCGCTGGCGTCGCCTGCGAGCGCAGAGAGCCGCACCAGCGATCCTGAAGCGGAAGCCGCCGCCGCATTGGTTGCGTTGGGCTATAAACCGCAGGAAGCCAGCCGCATGATTTCCAAGATTGCGCGTCCCGACGCTGACTGTGAAACCCTGATCAGGGATGCACTGCGCGCGGCGCTGTGA
- the znuC gene encoding zinc ABC transporter ATP-binding protein ZnuC, whose translation MSTLVSLNNISVTFGSRKVLSDISLTLQAGRILTLLGPNGAGKSTLVRVVLGLLSPTSGSLTRDPALRIGYVPQKLHLDTTLPLTVSRFMQLRPGVKKQDILPALKRVQAAHLLEQPMQKLSGGETQRVLLARALLNQPQLLVLDEPTQGVDVNGQLALYDLINQLRQEFHCGVLMVSHDLHLVMAKTDEVLCLNQHVCCSGTPEVVSLHPEFLAMFGHRGAEQLAIYRHHHNHRHDLQGRIILKRQGGNDA comes from the coding sequence ATGTCCACATTGGTATCACTTAATAATATTTCCGTTACATTTGGCAGCCGAAAGGTCTTGTCAGATATTTCTCTTACCTTGCAGGCAGGTCGAATTCTGACACTGCTGGGGCCGAATGGCGCAGGGAAATCGACACTGGTGCGCGTCGTTCTAGGGTTACTGTCCCCCACTTCCGGTTCGCTGACCCGGGATCCCGCACTGCGTATCGGCTACGTTCCGCAGAAGCTGCATCTGGATACCACGCTGCCGTTGACCGTCAGCCGCTTTATGCAACTGCGTCCTGGCGTGAAAAAGCAGGATATTTTACCTGCCCTTAAGCGCGTACAGGCAGCACACCTGCTGGAACAGCCGATGCAGAAACTTTCCGGCGGCGAAACCCAACGTGTGCTATTAGCGCGCGCACTGCTCAATCAACCTCAGCTTCTGGTGCTGGATGAGCCGACACAGGGTGTCGACGTCAATGGGCAATTGGCGCTGTACGATCTCATCAATCAACTACGGCAGGAATTCCACTGCGGTGTGCTGATGGTCTCGCACGATCTGCATTTGGTGATGGCAAAAACTGATGAAGTTCTGTGCCTTAATCAACATGTTTGCTGCTCCGGCACGCCTGAAGTGGTCTCCCTTCATCCTGAATTTTTAGCGATGTTTGGCCACCGCGGCGCGGAGCAATTGGCGATTTATCGCCACCACCATAATCATCGTCACGATCTACAGGGACGTATCATTCTGAAAAGACAAGGTGGAAACGACGCATGA
- a CDS encoding LacI family DNA-binding transcriptional regulator, with protein sequence MSTINDVSRLAGVSKATVSRVLSGSRGVKEASRLAVLKAVDELKYRPNVIAQSLLSQSTGCIGVICAQDNINQTTGYLYALEKHFSRHQKHLLLRFASSRAEVMSVLDELTSGLCDDILIIGARFPLNLSDKNIILIDCMETDTANSLQFDHAFATETACNYLIRQGRRQIALINPAASSSAEQVLLGYKRALENNFLPFNRNLIFMDASSSSSVALQVLLNNSTTLNFNALLVADELEAKRVITQLQAFNKSVPKDIMVFSLAGSLDIPGIPAIPAIEYSMDAVAARIVSWLNEKTQDVLGSYVLRGDLIIPDMANRQ encoded by the coding sequence ATGTCTACAATCAACGATGTATCGCGTTTAGCTGGGGTGTCTAAAGCCACAGTCTCCCGGGTGTTGAGCGGTTCGCGCGGCGTAAAGGAAGCCAGCCGTCTCGCGGTGTTAAAAGCGGTTGATGAGCTTAAATATCGGCCGAACGTCATCGCTCAATCGCTGCTGAGTCAGTCAACTGGCTGTATTGGCGTCATTTGTGCTCAGGACAACATCAACCAGACGACTGGCTATCTTTATGCGCTGGAAAAACACTTTAGCCGGCATCAAAAGCATCTCTTGTTGCGGTTTGCCAGCAGCAGAGCAGAAGTCATGAGCGTGCTGGATGAACTGACCAGCGGCCTGTGCGATGACATCTTAATCATCGGCGCGCGTTTTCCGCTGAATCTGTCCGATAAGAATATCATTCTGATCGATTGCATGGAGACGGACACGGCGAACAGTCTGCAATTCGATCACGCTTTTGCCACAGAAACGGCGTGCAATTACCTGATCAGACAAGGAAGACGGCAAATCGCGCTGATTAATCCCGCCGCCAGCAGTTCCGCGGAACAGGTGCTCTTAGGATATAAACGGGCGCTGGAAAATAACTTCTTGCCGTTTAACCGTAACCTGATCTTTATGGATGCGTCTTCATCGTCGTCGGTGGCGCTGCAAGTATTGCTCAATAACAGCACGACGCTGAACTTCAATGCGTTGCTGGTGGCGGATGAGCTGGAAGCCAAACGTGTTATTACGCAGCTTCAGGCGTTTAATAAATCTGTGCCAAAAGACATCATGGTATTCAGCCTGGCGGGATCTCTCGATATTCCGGGCATTCCGGCGATACCGGCAATTGAATATTCGATGGATGCGGTGGCGGCGAGAATCGTGTCCTGGCTCAATGAGAAAACACAGGACGTGCTGGGTTCGTATGTCTTGCGGGGTGATTTAATCATTCCCGATATGGCGAACCGGCAATAA
- the ruvC gene encoding crossover junction endodeoxyribonuclease RuvC: MTIIVGIDPGSRVTGYGIIRQQGRHLTYLGSGCIRTVVDDMPTRLKLIYAGVSEIITQFRPDCMAIEQVFMAKNPDSALKLGQARGVAIVAGVNQDLPVFEYAARLVKQTVVGTGAADKKQVQHMVRSLLKLSASPQADAADALAIAITHCHFSQSLLRTSAAKANPLAGRLR; this comes from the coding sequence ATGACAATAATAGTCGGCATTGACCCCGGTTCGCGCGTGACGGGCTATGGCATTATTCGTCAGCAGGGGCGTCATCTGACGTATCTCGGCAGCGGCTGTATCCGTACCGTGGTGGATGATATGCCCACGCGACTGAAGCTGATTTACGCTGGCGTCAGTGAAATCATCACGCAATTTCGCCCAGACTGTATGGCGATTGAGCAGGTTTTCATGGCGAAAAACCCAGATTCGGCCTTGAAACTGGGGCAGGCGCGCGGTGTGGCTATCGTCGCAGGGGTGAATCAGGATCTGCCGGTATTTGAGTACGCCGCGCGTTTGGTTAAACAAACCGTGGTAGGGACGGGTGCGGCGGATAAAAAGCAGGTGCAGCATATGGTTCGCTCGCTGCTGAAATTGTCGGCCAGCCCGCAGGCGGATGCCGCCGACGCGCTGGCGATTGCCATCACCCATTGCCACTTTAGTCAAAGTCTGCTGCGTACATCGGCGGCGAAAGCGAATCCGCTGGCAGGACGACTGCGCTGA
- the znuB gene encoding zinc ABC transporter permease subunit ZnuB, which translates to MIELLFPGWLAGILLAIAAGPLGSFVVWRRMSYFGDTLAHASLLGIAFGLLLNINLFAAVIAVTLILALGLVWLERRPYLAVDTLLGIMAHSALSLGLVVVSLMNNVRVDLMAYLFGDLLSVTTEDLWVIGGGVIVVVAIMRWQWRALLSMTISPELAHVDGVKLQRTKLLLMLTTALTIGIAMKFVGALIITSLLIIPAASARRFARTPEQMASIAMIVGMIAVTGGLAFSAGYNTPAGPSVVLCASLLFIISLLKRQPV; encoded by the coding sequence ATGATCGAACTGCTGTTTCCCGGTTGGCTGGCGGGGATATTACTGGCTATTGCGGCAGGTCCGCTGGGTTCGTTCGTCGTCTGGCGGCGAATGTCTTACTTCGGCGATACGCTGGCACATGCCTCCTTACTTGGCATCGCTTTCGGCCTGCTGCTGAACATTAATCTGTTTGCTGCCGTCATCGCCGTGACACTCATTCTGGCTCTGGGGCTTGTCTGGCTGGAGCGGCGTCCCTATCTGGCCGTCGATACCTTACTCGGCATCATGGCACACAGTGCCCTGTCGCTGGGGTTAGTTGTGGTTAGCCTAATGAATAACGTGCGCGTGGATCTGATGGCTTACCTGTTTGGTGATTTGCTCTCCGTCACGACAGAGGATCTGTGGGTCATCGGTGGCGGTGTGATTGTCGTTGTGGCCATTATGCGCTGGCAATGGCGCGCGCTGCTTTCGATGACGATTAGCCCGGAGCTGGCGCACGTCGACGGCGTGAAACTACAGCGTACCAAGCTGCTGTTGATGCTAACCACTGCGCTAACCATTGGTATTGCCATGAAATTTGTTGGTGCGCTGATCATTACGTCGCTGCTGATTATTCCCGCCGCAAGCGCCAGACGATTCGCGCGGACACCAGAACAAATGGCAAGTATCGCAATGATTGTTGGCATGATTGCCGTGACGGGTGGTTTGGCCTTCTCGGCTGGCTACAATACGCCGGCCGGACCATCAGTGGTGCTGTGCGCATCGCTGCTATTTATTATCAGCCTGCTGAAGCGACAACCCGTCTAA
- the znuA gene encoding zinc ABC transporter substrate-binding protein ZnuA, with amino-acid sequence MQQSIQQKKAIQQKKWLKSVFVASALFASGMSISAASAAVITSIRPLGFIASAIADGVTPTEVLLPDGASPHDYALRPSDVQHLQSADLVIWVGPEMEAFLGKPLAKIPPAKQIALSELPAIKSELEKEAGHDHEAEHEQVHDDHEKGHDHSHAAHDDGDDGHHHGEFNMHIWLSPEMTKQAAIAIHAKLLELMPQNKDKLDANLLYFTDKIAQADEKIVKMLAPVQGKGYFVFHDAYGYFEKHYGLSPLGYFTVNPEIQPGAQRLHQIRTQLVEQKAVCVFAEPQFRPAVINAVAKGTDVRSGVLDPLGSNIALGRDSYADFLLQLSNQYVSCLEEKS; translated from the coding sequence ATGCAGCAATCTATTCAACAAAAAAAAGCTATTCAGCAAAAAAAATGGTTAAAAAGTGTGTTTGTTGCCAGCGCGCTATTCGCGAGCGGGATGTCAATTAGTGCGGCATCCGCGGCGGTTATTACGTCAATTCGTCCTTTGGGATTCATTGCGTCGGCGATTGCCGATGGCGTAACGCCAACGGAGGTTTTGTTACCTGATGGCGCATCGCCCCACGATTATGCCTTGCGCCCGTCTGATGTCCAGCATTTACAGTCCGCCGATCTGGTGATTTGGGTTGGTCCGGAAATGGAAGCCTTCCTTGGAAAACCGTTAGCGAAAATTCCACCCGCAAAGCAGATTGCACTTTCCGAGTTGCCTGCCATTAAATCTGAGCTGGAAAAAGAGGCTGGGCACGATCATGAGGCTGAGCATGAACAGGTGCATGATGACCATGAAAAAGGCCACGATCACAGCCATGCCGCCCATGATGACGGCGACGATGGCCACCATCATGGCGAATTCAATATGCATATTTGGCTGTCGCCGGAGATGACAAAACAGGCGGCAATTGCCATTCATGCAAAATTATTGGAACTTATGCCTCAGAATAAGGACAAACTAGACGCGAATCTGCTTTATTTCACGGATAAAATCGCGCAAGCAGATGAAAAAATTGTTAAGATGCTAGCGCCTGTGCAGGGTAAAGGCTATTTCGTGTTCCATGATGCCTATGGCTATTTTGAGAAACACTACGGATTAAGCCCCTTGGGTTACTTCACGGTTAACCCCGAAATCCAACCTGGAGCACAGCGTTTACATCAAATACGAACACAGTTGGTTGAGCAGAAAGCCGTATGCGTTTTTGCTGAACCACAATTCAGGCCAGCCGTTATTAATGCTGTTGCCAAGGGAACCGACGTGCGCTCGGGTGTGCTC